The genome window GTAATATCAATCAATATAAGTGTTGAGATATTTTTTAAAATAAAGTATAATACTGAAGGTGTTAAAAGGAGTATGCAATGGATATTTTAAGTTGGTTTAAAGAAGCAAACCCTATACTACAAGCTTTCCTGGCGACATGTTTTACTTGGTTTATAACCACTGCGGGAGCCGCAGTAGTTTTTGCGGCAAAGGATTTAAGCCGGAAAGCACTTGATGCCATGCTGGGTTTTGCCGCTGGTGTGATGATTGCCGCCAGCTACTGGTCGCTTTTGGCGCCGGCAATTGAAATGTCGGAGGGGCTATCAATTCCAGTCTGGGTTCCGGCAGCATCGGGGTTCCTTCTCGGCGCTTTTTGCCTCCGTTTAATTGACTGGCTGCTGCCGCATTTGCATTTTGGCGCGAAAATGGAAGAAGCTGAAGGAATCAGCACAAAATGGAAACGAACAACACTGCTCGTGTTAGCGATAACCCTACATAATATCCCCGAGGGATTGGCGATTGGCGTTGCTTTCGGAGCGGCCGCCGCCGGCTACCCATCGGCAACGCTGGCAGGCGCTATGGCGTTGGCGCTTGGCATCGGCATCCAGAATTTTCCTGAAGGCACTGCGGTTTCGGTGCCATTGCGGCGAGAGGGCGTTTCACGTTTAAAAAGTTTCTGGTATGGACAGCTTTCAGGCGTGGTCGAACCGATAGCAGGCGTTATTGGCGCGGCATTAGTTATAATTGCTCGCCCGATTTTGCCCTATGCTTTGGCTTTTGCCGCCGGTGCTATGATTTTCGTAGTCATCGAGGAACTCGTCCCGGAATCACAAACAAGCGGCCATTCACATGCCGCCACGATGGGGGCTATGATTGGTTTTGTGGTTATGATGATTCTGGATGTGGCGCTGGGGTAGGATAGATTTTAAAGATATGCGTTTTGAAGACCTTTATTTGTTTTAAACTACGCAACTGTTATTAATGGAGAAAACCGAGCCAATGAATAAACCTGAAACCTCACCATCAAACATTAGCCGCCGCAAAACCGCTGTACGCAGCATTCTTGATGATAGAAATGCTAAAAAGCT of Candidatus Zixiibacteriota bacterium contains these proteins:
- a CDS encoding ZIP family metal transporter, translating into MDILSWFKEANPILQAFLATCFTWFITTAGAAVVFAAKDLSRKALDAMLGFAAGVMIAASYWSLLAPAIEMSEGLSIPVWVPAASGFLLGAFCLRLIDWLLPHLHFGAKMEEAEGISTKWKRTTLLVLAITLHNIPEGLAIGVAFGAAAAGYPSATLAGAMALALGIGIQNFPEGTAVSVPLRREGVSRLKSFWYGQLSGVVEPIAGVIGAALVIIARPILPYALAFAAGAMIFVVIEELVPESQTSGHSHAATMGAMIGFVVMMILDVALG